A single region of the Agromyces sp. Leaf222 genome encodes:
- the ppgK gene encoding polyphosphate--glucose phosphotransferase yields MATKHAIGIDIGGTGIKGAIVDLETGALVSERRKVLTPDGGKPDDIVEATTELLQAIGADGDIDGLALGVCFPAIVKRGHTLSAANVSKKWIGLHAEELFEKALGRDIHFINDADAAGVAELRFGAAAGVDGLVILTTLGTGIGSAFLYDGVLIPNTELGHLELDDDDAEHRAAYSAMEREELSWKQWAERLQRYYAHVEFIFSPDLFVVGGGVSKHQEHFLPLLDLKTPIVPAVHRNNAGIIGAAALALD; encoded by the coding sequence ATGGCGACCAAGCACGCGATCGGGATCGACATCGGCGGAACGGGCATCAAGGGGGCGATCGTCGATCTCGAGACCGGCGCACTCGTCTCCGAGCGCCGCAAGGTCCTGACCCCCGACGGCGGCAAGCCCGATGACATCGTCGAGGCGACGACCGAACTCCTCCAGGCGATCGGCGCCGACGGCGACATCGACGGACTCGCACTCGGCGTCTGCTTCCCGGCCATCGTGAAGCGCGGGCACACGCTGTCGGCCGCCAACGTCTCGAAGAAGTGGATCGGCCTGCACGCCGAGGAGCTCTTCGAGAAGGCGCTCGGCCGCGACATCCACTTCATCAACGACGCGGATGCCGCCGGCGTCGCCGAGCTGCGGTTCGGTGCTGCGGCCGGCGTCGACGGGCTCGTGATCCTCACGACCCTGGGCACGGGCATCGGCTCGGCGTTCCTGTACGACGGCGTGCTCATCCCGAACACCGAACTCGGACACCTCGAACTCGACGACGACGACGCCGAGCACCGCGCCGCGTACTCGGCGATGGAGCGCGAGGAGCTCAGCTGGAAGCAGTGGGCCGAGCGCCTCCAGCGCTACTACGCGCACGTGGAGTTCATCTTCTCGCCCGACCTGTTCGTGGTCGGCGGCGGCGTCTCGAAGCACCAGGAGCACTTCCTGCCGCTGCTCGACCTGAAGACGCCGATCGTGCCGGCCGTGCACCGCAACAACGCGGGCATCATCGGTGCCGCGGCGCTCGCACTCGACTGA
- a CDS encoding Nif3-like dinuclear metal center hexameric protein, with amino-acid sequence MPADLADVLTTIERLWPVAGAEPWDSVGLVTGDPDAAVRRVLFTVDAVGETVDEALEWGADLVIAHHPLLLKGVTTVAEDGYKGSLIARLIRGGCALVAAHTNADVVERGTSAVLAERIGLVDARPIVPSAGPSGAAESEPSRGLGRVGRLAQPTTVGRLARQLAEILPPTATGVRVAGGFDDPVETVAVCGGAGDSLLGDPAVRAADAYITADLRHHPASESREQSRLTRGPALIDVSHWASEWLWLDAAAAQLGEAHPDLELRVSELRTDPWDFQVVQ; translated from the coding sequence GTGCCCGCTGACCTCGCCGACGTCCTCACCACGATCGAACGGCTCTGGCCTGTCGCGGGCGCCGAGCCCTGGGATTCGGTCGGGCTCGTCACCGGTGATCCGGATGCCGCGGTGCGGCGGGTGCTCTTCACGGTCGACGCCGTCGGCGAGACCGTCGACGAAGCCCTCGAGTGGGGTGCCGACCTCGTGATCGCGCACCACCCGCTGCTCCTGAAGGGCGTGACCACCGTCGCCGAGGACGGCTACAAGGGGTCCCTCATCGCGCGCCTGATCCGCGGCGGCTGCGCACTCGTCGCCGCGCATACGAACGCCGACGTCGTCGAGCGCGGCACCTCCGCCGTGCTCGCCGAGCGCATCGGGCTCGTCGACGCGCGCCCGATCGTGCCGAGCGCGGGGCCGAGTGGAGCCGCGGAGTCCGAACCCAGCCGCGGACTCGGCCGCGTCGGGCGTCTCGCGCAGCCCACGACCGTCGGCCGGCTGGCCCGGCAGCTCGCCGAGATCCTCCCGCCGACGGCGACCGGCGTCCGCGTCGCCGGCGGCTTCGACGACCCGGTCGAGACCGTCGCCGTCTGCGGGGGAGCCGGCGACTCGCTGCTCGGTGATCCCGCGGTGCGCGCCGCCGACGCGTACATCACCGCCGACCTGCGGCACCACCCCGCATCCGAATCCCGCGAGCAGTCGAGGCTGACCCGCGGGCCCGCCCTCATCGACGTGTCGCACTGGGCCAGCGAGTGGCTCTGGCTGGATGCCGCGGCCGCACAGCTCGGCGAGGCCCACCCCGATCTCGAGCTCCGCGTGAGCGAGCTCCGCACCGACCCCTGGGACTTCCAGGTCGTGCAATGA
- a CDS encoding zinc ribbon domain-containing protein, protein MKASPADQQQLLRLQAVDTRLQQIAHRLGSLPQSGPIAELAARDAAVRSRRAEAQGALEDVRAELKRIESDVAVVEARIARDGDRLQHTSSTKDVAALESELASLAKRLSDLEDQELIVMERVEQAEGVVAGIDSERAEIAEQTAALEAARNEASAGLVVERDGAERDRIVVAGEVPAELLAYFEQRRARGAGIGAALLRQRTCGGCTMTLTGSDLDVVRRAAPDEVLLCPECDRILVRTEESGI, encoded by the coding sequence GTGAAGGCAAGCCCAGCCGACCAGCAGCAACTTCTGCGCCTCCAGGCCGTCGACACCCGACTCCAGCAGATCGCGCACCGGCTCGGAAGCCTGCCCCAGTCCGGCCCGATCGCCGAGCTCGCCGCCCGCGATGCAGCCGTCCGCTCGCGCCGTGCCGAGGCGCAGGGCGCCCTCGAAGACGTGCGCGCTGAACTGAAGCGCATCGAATCGGATGTCGCGGTCGTCGAGGCCCGCATCGCGCGAGACGGCGACCGGCTGCAGCACACCTCCTCGACGAAGGATGTCGCGGCGCTCGAGTCAGAGCTCGCCTCACTGGCGAAGCGGCTGAGCGACCTCGAAGACCAGGAGCTGATCGTCATGGAGCGCGTCGAGCAGGCCGAGGGCGTCGTCGCGGGCATCGACTCCGAGCGTGCCGAGATCGCCGAGCAGACCGCGGCCCTCGAAGCGGCGCGCAACGAGGCGTCCGCAGGGCTCGTCGTCGAGCGCGACGGCGCAGAGCGCGACCGCATCGTCGTGGCCGGCGAGGTTCCGGCGGAGCTGCTCGCCTACTTCGAGCAGCGTCGAGCGCGCGGCGCGGGCATCGGCGCGGCGCTGCTGCGCCAGCGCACCTGCGGCGGGTGCACGATGACCCTCACCGGATCCGATCTCGACGTCGTGCGACGCGCCGCTCCCGACGAGGTGCTGCTCTGCCCCGAGTGCGACCGCATCCTGGTGCGCACCGAGGAGTCCGGCATCTGA
- a CDS encoding peroxiredoxin: MPLPAGALAPDFELVDEAGQTVRLADQTAVGPVVLVFFPLAFSRTCEGELGVLRDHPALFAGAGARVIGVSVDSKFSLRAWTEEQGFGFPLLSDFWPHGAVARAYGAFLEDRGHAARATFVIDGAGVIRAGFATGPGEPRTIEQYRAGLAALGPN; this comes from the coding sequence ATGCCGCTCCCGGCCGGTGCCCTCGCCCCCGACTTCGAACTGGTCGACGAGGCCGGCCAGACGGTCCGGCTTGCCGATCAGACCGCCGTCGGGCCGGTCGTCCTGGTGTTCTTCCCGCTCGCGTTCTCGCGCACCTGCGAGGGCGAGTTGGGCGTGCTGCGCGACCACCCGGCGCTCTTCGCCGGGGCCGGTGCGCGGGTGATCGGCGTCTCGGTCGACTCGAAGTTCTCCCTCCGCGCCTGGACCGAGGAGCAGGGCTTCGGCTTCCCGCTCCTGTCCGACTTCTGGCCGCACGGCGCGGTCGCCCGCGCCTACGGCGCCTTCCTCGAGGATCGCGGGCACGCCGCCCGGGCGACCTTCGTGATCGACGGCGCCGGGGTGATCCGGGCGGGCTTCGCCACGGGGCCCGGTGAACCGCGCACCATCGAGCAGTACCGCGCGGGGCTCGCGGCGCTCGGCCCGAACTGA
- the map gene encoding type I methionyl aminopeptidase: MPKDAAGHLIPGRLSPTRQVPSSIARPEYVGRAAPAQNTAGDRYSPDEVEKIRAAGRIAARAIEAAAAAIRPGVTTDELDRIAHEVVVGHGAYPSTLGYRGYPKSSCTSVNEVICHGIPDDTVLADGDLVNIDVTAYLDGYHGDLNHTFLVGEASDEATQLVERTREALARGIRAVAPGRQVNVIGRAIEAYAKRFGYGVVRDYTGHGVGRAFHTGLVIPHYDAPQFDTVIEPGMVFTIEPMLTLGSIEWDVWGDDWTVVTRDRSLTAQFEHTLVVTERGAEILTLP; encoded by the coding sequence ATGCCGAAGGACGCCGCTGGCCACCTCATTCCCGGACGACTCTCGCCGACCCGTCAGGTGCCGTCGTCGATCGCCCGCCCCGAGTACGTCGGTCGCGCGGCACCCGCCCAGAACACCGCCGGCGACCGCTACTCCCCCGACGAGGTGGAGAAGATCCGCGCAGCCGGGCGCATCGCGGCTCGCGCGATCGAGGCGGCGGCGGCCGCGATCCGGCCCGGCGTCACGACCGACGAGCTCGACCGCATCGCGCACGAGGTCGTCGTCGGCCACGGCGCGTACCCCTCGACGCTCGGCTACCGCGGGTACCCGAAGTCCTCGTGCACGTCGGTCAACGAGGTCATCTGCCACGGCATCCCCGACGACACGGTGCTCGCCGACGGCGACCTCGTGAACATCGACGTGACCGCCTACCTCGACGGGTACCACGGCGACCTCAACCACACCTTCCTCGTCGGTGAGGCGAGCGACGAGGCGACGCAGCTCGTCGAGCGCACGCGCGAGGCGCTCGCCCGCGGCATCCGCGCGGTCGCGCCGGGCCGGCAGGTCAACGTCATCGGCCGTGCCATCGAGGCGTACGCGAAGCGGTTCGGCTACGGCGTCGTGCGCGACTACACCGGTCACGGCGTGGGCCGGGCGTTCCACACCGGGCTCGTGATCCCCCACTACGACGCGCCCCAGTTCGACACCGTCATCGAGCCCGGCATGGTGTTCACGATCGAGCCCATGCTCACGCTCGGATCCATCGAGTGGGATGTCTGGGGCGACGACTGGACCGTCGTGACCCGCGACCGCTCGCTCACCGCGCAGTTCGAGCACACGCTGGTCGTCACCGAGCGCGGCGCCGAGATCCTGACCCTTCCCTGA